A single genomic interval of Plantibacter sp. Leaf314 harbors:
- a CDS encoding alpha-N-arabinofuranosidase: MDSTATIAVDLDRPGPTISRHVYGHFAEHLGRGIYDGFWVGEDSPVPNVGGIRLDVVEALRELRIPNLRWPGGCFADRYHWTSGVGPREDRPKLINTQWGGTSETNAFGTHEFMELCELLGADAYISGNLGSGTVQEMADWIEYLTGAGETPMAELRRANGRDEPWDVPFWGLGNEPWGCGGNLRAGAYADLARQFGTFCESGGKVPLYRIAAGADGFDVAWTKTLMEVVEDVASHPFSATPWEAVSVHYYTIGGSWKAKGGATGFAAAEYWSTIAAAQGVERLLSSHAAVMDVYDPEERLGMVLDEWGTWWDVEPGTHPGHLFQQNTIRDAMVAAWHFDVFHRFAGRLRMANIAQTVNVLQAMLLTDPEGGEMVRTPTFHVFEMNSRHQDATSLPTHVVGPSRVADATAPGIPTVSASASVKDGVLHCSLTNVDLDAPLVVEIDFRGGSVTDPHGRLLTAERPDAHNRPGETDAVSPRPLTDLHVTATGIRVTLPPHSFATITAQVVAS, from the coding sequence ATGGACTCCACTGCGACCATCGCCGTCGACCTCGACCGCCCGGGCCCCACTATCAGCCGACACGTCTACGGCCACTTCGCCGAACACCTCGGACGCGGCATCTACGACGGCTTCTGGGTCGGCGAGGACTCGCCCGTCCCGAACGTCGGCGGCATCCGGCTCGACGTCGTGGAGGCGCTCCGCGAACTGCGCATCCCGAACCTCCGCTGGCCGGGTGGTTGCTTCGCGGACCGGTATCACTGGACGAGCGGTGTCGGGCCTCGCGAGGACCGCCCGAAGCTCATCAACACGCAGTGGGGTGGGACGAGCGAGACGAACGCGTTCGGCACCCACGAGTTCATGGAGCTGTGCGAACTCCTCGGCGCCGACGCGTACATCTCGGGCAATCTCGGTTCGGGCACGGTGCAGGAGATGGCCGACTGGATCGAGTACCTGACCGGTGCCGGCGAGACGCCGATGGCCGAGTTGCGCCGAGCGAACGGCCGCGATGAACCCTGGGACGTGCCGTTCTGGGGGCTGGGCAACGAGCCGTGGGGGTGCGGCGGCAATCTGCGCGCCGGCGCCTACGCGGACCTGGCACGCCAGTTCGGCACGTTCTGCGAGAGCGGTGGGAAGGTCCCGCTCTACCGGATCGCGGCCGGTGCCGACGGCTTCGACGTCGCCTGGACGAAGACCCTGATGGAGGTCGTGGAGGACGTCGCCTCCCACCCGTTCTCGGCGACGCCCTGGGAGGCCGTCTCCGTGCACTACTACACGATCGGCGGCAGCTGGAAGGCGAAGGGCGGCGCGACCGGGTTCGCCGCCGCCGAGTACTGGAGCACGATCGCCGCAGCCCAGGGGGTCGAGCGACTCCTGTCGTCGCATGCCGCGGTCATGGACGTGTACGACCCGGAGGAACGGCTCGGGATGGTGCTCGACGAGTGGGGCACCTGGTGGGACGTCGAGCCGGGCACCCATCCCGGGCACCTGTTCCAGCAGAACACCATCCGCGACGCCATGGTCGCGGCCTGGCACTTCGACGTGTTCCACCGGTTCGCCGGCCGGCTGCGCATGGCGAACATCGCCCAGACGGTCAACGTGCTGCAGGCGATGCTCCTGACCGATCCCGAGGGCGGCGAGATGGTCCGCACGCCGACCTTCCACGTCTTCGAGATGAACAGCCGGCACCAGGACGCCACCTCGCTCCCGACCCACGTGGTCGGACCGAGCCGGGTGGCCGACGCGACGGCTCCCGGGATCCCGACCGTCTCCGCCTCGGCGAGTGTCAAGGACGGCGTCCTGCACTGCTCGCTGACGAACGTCGACCTCGACGCGCCGCTCGTCGTCGAGATCGACTTCCGCGGCGGATCGGTGACGGATCCGCACGGGCGACTGCTCACCGCCGAGCGGCCCGACGCCCACAACCGCCCAGGTGAGACCGACGCCGTGTCGCCACGACCGCTGACCGACCTCCACGTCACCGCCACCGGTATCCGGGTGACGCTGCCGCCGCACTCCTTCGCCACCATCACGGCTCAGGTCGTCGCCTCGTGA